The following coding sequences lie in one Ostrea edulis chromosome 8, xbOstEdul1.1, whole genome shotgun sequence genomic window:
- the LOC130049687 gene encoding cubilin-like, translating into MQTWWCNTIDNSGEPIEIRSLKNENCNDPLFIGLDGVIQAFTETPLTCTGATTTISINELYGVYSYFPNGPSGSYPTSMSCKWVFETADPNLKITFEVIDIYVHCSDTLKVYDGRTSTSTLLAYACCVAYCGGSSSKTTPTGNSFNVQFTTDGTTNADESGFKIVVIYGKEESPCVLPNSHVQLTLTTETTVTSPQFPTPAEGQDICSYTFTYPNGKVKFQIEYLDMEPYLPPRLVCPHKVELFDGPSTASTSLYKVCSAPPVMSFTSSGPSMTIKFHSDYVQMIGVGFVAKLIPVIAAPKIPETTTSSTRKHPRSYICRPKRPLTAIQGKADKRTQKVIQP; encoded by the exons ATGCAAACATGGTGGTGCAATACCATTGATAATTCTGGAG AACCCATTGAAATAAGAAGTCTAAAGAATGAGAATTGCAACGATCCTCTGTTTATTGGGCTTGATGGGGTAATTCAAGCCTTTACAG AGACGCCCCTAACGTGTACAGGTGCCACGACCACCATATCTATAAATGAGTTATACGGAGTCTACAGTTACTTTCCAAATGGACCATCTGGATCCTATCCAAC CTCCATGTCCTGCAAGTGGGTATTTGAAACAGCCGATccaaatttaaagataacattTGAAGTCATCGACATTTATGTTCATTGTTCGGATACACTGAAGGTGTACGATGGTAG GACGTCCACATCAACTCTATTAGCCTATGCATGCTGTGTTGCTTACTGCGGAGGCTCCAGCTCGAAAACCACGCCAACAGGaaacagttttaatgtacaGTTTACAACAGATGGAACAACAAACGCTGACGAATCGGGATTCAAAATCGTTGTGATATATGGAAAGGAGGAAT CACCCTGTGTATTACCCAACTCGCACGTTCAGCTCACTCTTACTACGGAAACGACAGTGACATCACCGCAATTTCCGACTCCTGCTGAAGG tCAGGATATATGTTCTTACACCTTTACCTACCCCAATGGCAAAGTTAAATTCCAGATTGAGTACTTAGACATGGAGCCGTATCTTCCACCCCGTCTAGTCTGTCCGCATAAAGTAGAATTATTTGACG GGCCTTCCACTGCCTCCACATCTCTTTACAAAGTCTGCAGCGCACCCCCTGTTATGAGTTTCACCTCCTCTGGTCCATCCATGACTATAAAGTTTCATAGTGATTATGTGCAAATGATCGGGGTAGGGTTTGTTGCGAAACTGATACCTGTCATAG CAGCACCAAAAATACCGGAAACAACAACCTCCTCAACAAGAAAGCATCCTCGTTCGTATATCTGTAGACCTAAGAGGCCCCTTACTGCAATCCAGGGCAAGGCAGACAAAAGGACACAAAAGGTTATCCAGCCATGA